In Candidatus Beckwithbacteria bacterium, one genomic interval encodes:
- the rpoC gene encoding DNA-directed RNA polymerase subunit beta', with protein sequence MKNIVDFETLTVKIASPDDIKSWSYGEVTKPETINYRTLKPEKDGLFCERIFGPTKDWECYCGKYKRIRYRGIICDKCGVEVTQSRVRRERMGHIKLACPVAHIWFFKGVPSKISLLLDISPRALAGVIYFARYVVLGIDEEKRKQVLTNLDTQLEEVKKELDDKASEEIKKTETEGDKQIEDIKKKVKTKDQQKIAVEEAKIKIKRDIARIKENTVNEQETADEVYKAVANLVKRMEVKTVLTEDEYLKLVDYQADGFLEVGMGAESILELLSRLDLDKEAEKLRQTTREAKGQKKIKAIKHLRVVEGLRKAGIDSTWMIMRNLPVIPPDLRPMVQLSGGRFATSDLNDLYRRVINRNNRLKHLINLGAPEIILRNEKRMLQEAVDTLIDATQSRQSARRRGTKELKSLSEMLKGKQGRFRQNLLGKRVDYSGRSVIVVGPELALNQCGLPKDMALEMFKPYVLRELIMRGLAPNVKSAKHVLERRPPEVYDILEEITHKHPVLLNRAPTLHKLGIQAFFPVLIEGNAIRLHPCVCSGYNADFDGDQMAVHVPLSKDAQKEARRQMMPQKNLLKPADGSPITIPNKNMVLGIYLITVLDESIKPEETIYSDSLEANTAYQFGRIALRQAIKVRVDGKVIETTLGRLWFNEILPDDMDFINETVNAGRLKTLIKEAMPVYKTKEIMHLIDSIKELGFKGETMSGMSVAVNDCKIIPNKAEVIAEANKKAEEIEENYKLGLITKEERKRLSIDLWLKTTDDVAEQTWNAFSIDNPVRQMIESGGTRASKDQVKQLAAMRGLSVDPLGKIVELPTKSNFREGLTVFEYVTAARGSRKGLTDSAVKTANAGYLTRRLVDVSHDLIVRMEDCGTSESFEIRNEKGREKSFVARITGRVAAKAIKKPNSDTVLVKKDEVITDVLAEEIDKAGVTKVNVFSPITCQAPFGICQKCYGWDFSTKKLVNIGVPVGVLAAQSIGEPGTQLTMRVKHTGGVVMQDVTQGLPRVEEIFELRTPKALSAISEVAGKVTVDETDQGYEITVTNNKVKPVEEAKYTIPLTSTLKVKTGDLIPVGQQLASGSLDVKELLRIKGMQAAQEYLISELQAVYESQGIAINDKHFEVIVREMSSKVKVDSTGDTDLLPGELVNRQKFESENAAVIAAGGEPATAQVLLLGVTRAALYTDSWLSAASFQETSSVLTDAGTLGKKDYLIGLKENVIIGRLIPTSEERARIKDGIVYS encoded by the coding sequence ATGAAAAACATTGTTGATTTCGAAACTTTAACTGTCAAAATTGCTTCCCCGGACGACATTAAGTCATGGTCATATGGCGAAGTAACCAAACCAGAAACTATCAATTACCGGACTTTGAAACCAGAAAAAGATGGCCTTTTTTGTGAACGAATTTTTGGACCCACTAAAGATTGGGAATGTTACTGCGGCAAGTACAAGAGGATCCGCTATCGAGGTATTATCTGTGATAAATGCGGTGTGGAAGTAACTCAATCCCGAGTTCGCCGCGAACGTATGGGTCATATCAAACTGGCTTGTCCAGTGGCTCATATCTGGTTTTTCAAAGGTGTGCCTTCCAAAATTTCCCTACTTTTAGATATTTCTCCTCGAGCTTTAGCTGGAGTAATTTACTTTGCCCGTTATGTAGTTTTAGGGATTGATGAAGAAAAACGTAAACAGGTTTTAACCAATTTAGATACCCAGCTGGAAGAAGTTAAAAAAGAACTGGACGACAAAGCTTCTGAAGAAATCAAAAAAACTGAAACAGAAGGTGATAAACAAATAGAAGACATTAAGAAAAAAGTTAAAACTAAAGATCAACAAAAAATTGCTGTTGAAGAAGCCAAGATTAAGATCAAACGTGATATTGCCCGAATCAAAGAAAATACGGTTAATGAGCAGGAAACTGCTGATGAAGTCTATAAAGCAGTAGCTAATTTGGTCAAACGCATGGAAGTCAAAACTGTTCTGACCGAAGATGAATACCTGAAATTAGTTGATTACCAAGCCGATGGTTTCTTAGAAGTTGGTATGGGAGCTGAAAGCATTTTAGAACTTTTGTCTCGTTTGGATTTGGATAAAGAAGCTGAAAAACTACGTCAAACTACCAGAGAAGCTAAAGGCCAGAAAAAAATTAAAGCTATCAAACACCTTCGGGTAGTTGAAGGTTTACGTAAGGCTGGTATTGATTCCACTTGGATGATCATGCGTAATTTGCCCGTGATTCCACCCGACTTGCGGCCGATGGTACAACTTTCTGGTGGCCGTTTTGCTACTTCTGATTTAAATGATTTATACCGAAGAGTCATTAACCGGAATAACCGACTCAAACACCTAATTAATTTAGGTGCTCCCGAGATCATTTTACGCAATGAAAAACGGATGTTGCAGGAAGCAGTCGACACTTTAATTGATGCCACTCAATCTCGTCAATCAGCTAGACGCCGTGGGACTAAAGAGCTGAAATCACTATCTGAAATGCTAAAAGGTAAACAAGGTCGGTTCCGTCAGAACTTACTAGGGAAACGGGTTGATTACTCAGGTCGAAGTGTTATCGTAGTTGGTCCAGAACTGGCTTTAAACCAGTGTGGCTTACCAAAAGATATGGCTTTGGAAATGTTTAAACCTTATGTCCTACGAGAACTGATTATGCGAGGATTGGCACCAAACGTAAAGAGTGCCAAGCACGTTTTGGAACGCCGCCCACCCGAAGTTTATGATATTTTGGAAGAAATTACTCATAAACATCCTGTTTTACTGAACCGGGCTCCAACGCTACACAAATTGGGTATTCAGGCTTTCTTCCCGGTTTTGATCGAAGGAAATGCTATCAGATTACATCCTTGTGTCTGTTCTGGTTACAATGCTGACTTTGACGGTGACCAAATGGCTGTCCATGTGCCGCTTTCCAAAGATGCACAAAAAGAAGCCAGGAGACAAATGATGCCTCAAAAGAACTTATTAAAACCAGCTGATGGTTCACCTATTACTATTCCTAACAAAAACATGGTTTTAGGTATTTACCTGATTACGGTTTTGGATGAGAGCATTAAGCCTGAAGAAACTATTTACAGTGATAGCCTAGAAGCCAACACTGCTTATCAATTTGGCAGAATTGCTTTGCGTCAAGCTATTAAAGTTCGGGTCGATGGTAAAGTCATAGAAACCACCCTAGGTCGTTTGTGGTTTAATGAAATCTTGCCTGATGACATGGACTTTATCAATGAGACTGTTAATGCTGGTAGACTGAAAACTTTAATCAAAGAAGCCATGCCAGTTTATAAGACTAAAGAAATCATGCATTTGATTGACAGTATTAAAGAATTAGGCTTTAAAGGCGAAACAATGTCAGGAATGTCAGTTGCAGTCAATGACTGTAAGATTATTCCAAACAAAGCTGAAGTCATTGCTGAGGCTAATAAAAAAGCTGAAGAAATTGAAGAAAACTACAAATTAGGTTTGATTACCAAAGAAGAACGCAAACGCTTATCGATTGATCTTTGGCTAAAAACCACTGATGATGTAGCTGAACAAACCTGGAATGCCTTTTCTATTGACAACCCAGTTCGCCAAATGATTGAGTCCGGAGGTACTCGGGCTTCTAAAGATCAGGTTAAACAGTTGGCAGCTATGAGAGGTTTATCAGTTGATCCACTAGGTAAAATCGTGGAACTACCAACCAAATCTAACTTCAGAGAAGGTCTGACTGTGTTTGAATACGTCACCGCAGCTCGGGGTTCCCGAAAAGGCTTAACTGACTCAGCGGTCAAAACTGCTAACGCTGGTTATTTGACCCGTCGTTTAGTTGATGTTTCCCATGACCTTATTGTCCGAATGGAAGATTGCGGGACTTCAGAAAGTTTTGAAATCCGCAATGAAAAAGGTCGGGAAAAATCTTTTGTAGCTCGAATTACTGGTCGGGTAGCCGCTAAAGCTATCAAAAAACCAAATAGCGATACTGTTTTAGTCAAAAAAGATGAAGTTATTACTGATGTTTTGGCTGAAGAAATTGACAAAGCCGGGGTGACTAAAGTTAATGTCTTTTCACCAATTACCTGCCAGGCTCCATTTGGTATTTGCCAAAAATGTTATGGTTGGGATTTTTCAACCAAAAAACTAGTTAATATTGGAGTACCGGTAGGAGTTTTGGCTGCTCAATCAATTGGTGAGCCAGGGACACAGCTAACCATGCGGGTGAAGCATACCGGAGGTGTGGTGATGCAAGATGTGACTCAAGGTTTACCAAGAGTTGAAGAGATTTTTGAGCTAAGAACTCCAAAAGCTTTATCAGCTATTTCTGAAGTAGCTGGTAAGGTTACTGTTGATGAAACTGATCAAGGTTATGAAATTACTGTGACCAATAATAAAGTCAAACCAGTTGAAGAAGCTAAATACACTATTCCTTTAACTAGTACCCTAAAAGTTAAAACCGGCGATTTGATCCCCGTTGGTCAACAACTAGCTTCAGGCTCTTTAGATGTTAAGGAATTGCTACGGATTAAAGGCATGCAAGCTGCTCAGGAATACCTTATTTCCGAATTACAGGCTGTGTATGAATCTCAAGGTATTGCGATCAACGACAAACACTTTGAAGTAATTGTTCGCGAAATGTCGAGCAAAGTCAAAGTTGACAGTACTGGAGACACAGATTTGCTGCCTGGAGAATTGGTTAATCGCCAGAAATTTGAATCTGAAAATGCAGCGGTAATTGCGGCTGGTGGGGAACCAGCTACTGCTCAAGTTTTACTCTTGGGAGTAACTCGAGCAGCTTTGTACACCGACAGCTGGTTGTCTGCCGCTTCGTTCCAAGAGACCAGTAGTGTTTTAACCGATGCTGGGACACTAGGTAAAAAAGATTACTTGATAGGACTGAAAGAAAATGTTATTATTGGCCGTTTGATCCCCACCTCGGAAGAACGAGCTCGGATCAAAGATGGTATAGTATATTCATAA